Proteins co-encoded in one Parcubacteria group bacterium genomic window:
- a CDS encoding class I SAM-dependent methyltransferase translates to MATQQHLTTDEQFWGPKYGSIYPYLEDATPYKKLLKQIAEYIDPKPGERWLDLGTGSGALVDLIWNKSGGRVKEIVALDLTDVMLEHLRKRLPALEPAPSEHHITLVKHNLSKRLPFADNSFDGVTASLVLTYIEEHEGNKGIESLRAIFREVRRILKPGGQFVWSTPKYRVNFARVFAASWREIFDPRKYYNLFYGPAILRYALKIQKKGKKGEYQFLPEARFVELLSEAGFSSTRTAYSFANQALVLSSKKT, encoded by the coding sequence ATGGCTACACAACAACATCTCACCACAGACGAACAGTTTTGGGGGCCCAAGTATGGGTCAATCTATCCGTACCTTGAGGATGCAACTCCGTACAAAAAACTGCTCAAACAGATAGCAGAATACATAGACCCGAAACCTGGGGAGCGGTGGCTTGATTTGGGAACCGGCTCCGGTGCCTTAGTTGACCTCATTTGGAATAAGTCAGGTGGCCGCGTTAAAGAGATTGTGGCTCTGGACCTCACGGACGTAATGCTTGAGCATCTCCGCAAGCGCCTTCCCGCGCTTGAGCCCGCGCCGAGCGAGCACCACATCACCTTAGTCAAACATAACCTCTCAAAACGCCTGCCGTTTGCAGATAATTCGTTTGATGGAGTAACCGCAAGCCTGGTGTTAACCTACATTGAGGAGCACGAGGGCAATAAGGGCATAGAGTCTTTGCGCGCCATCTTCCGCGAAGTGCGCCGCATCCTCAAGCCTGGCGGACAGTTCGTGTGGAGCACGCCAAAATACCGGGTCAACTTCGCCAGAGTGTTCGCGGCTTCGTGGCGCGAAATTTTTGATCCGCGCAAGTACTACAACCTCTTCTACGGCCCGGCGATCCTGCGGTACGCGCTCAAGATACAAAAAAAAGGGAAAAAGGGCGAGTACCAGTTTTTGCCGGAAGCGCGGTTTGTTGAGCTGCTTTCTGAAGCCGGATTTTCAAGCACCCGGACCGCATACTCGTTTGCGAACCAGGCGCTGGTGCTCTCGTCAAAAAAAACCTAG
- a CDS encoding nucleotidyl transferase AbiEii/AbiGii toxin family protein has protein sequence MAFDYSKHKNIQLRMLKDIYTDTAIAPHLGFKGGTAALLFYHLNRYSVDLDFDLLDERKEKEVFEKLETIARGYGDIRESRLKRYSAIIILSYDARAQNIKIEVNRRTFGSRYELKTLLGISMLVQVAEDMFANKLMALYERLGKTSRDVFDVYFFAKNNWPINRKIVEKRAGMPYAETAQKCIELLERMNNRSILDGLGEFLTESQKDWARAKLRSETIFLLKARLESDK, from the coding sequence ATGGCATTTGATTATTCAAAACACAAAAACATACAGCTCCGGATGCTCAAGGACATATACACTGACACAGCCATTGCCCCGCACCTCGGCTTTAAAGGCGGAACCGCGGCGCTCCTGTTTTACCATTTGAACCGTTATTCGGTTGATCTTGATTTTGATCTCTTGGACGAACGCAAAGAAAAAGAAGTATTTGAGAAACTGGAAACGATTGCCCGCGGCTACGGCGACATACGGGAGTCGCGGCTCAAGCGCTACAGCGCAATCATCATTCTTTCCTACGATGCCAGGGCCCAAAACATAAAGATTGAGGTCAACCGCAGGACATTCGGTTCCCGTTATGAACTCAAAACGCTGCTCGGCATCTCCATGCTGGTGCAGGTTGCCGAAGATATGTTTGCCAATAAGCTCATGGCTTTGTACGAGCGCCTCGGCAAAACGAGCCGGGATGTTTTTGACGTGTATTTTTTTGCAAAAAACAACTGGCCGATTAACAGAAAGATCGTGGAAAAGAGAGCAGGCATGCCGTACGCGGAAACGGCGCAGAAGTGCATTGAGCTCTTGGAGCGCATGAACAATCGGAGCATCTTGGACGGCCTCGGCGAATTTTTGACTGAGAGCCAGAAAGACTGGGCCCGGGCAAAACTCCGCTCGGAAACCATTTTTTTGCTAAAGGCGCGTCTTGAGAGCGATAAGTAA
- a CDS encoding type IV toxin-antitoxin system AbiEi family antitoxin domain-containing protein, translating to MDKKPKKGEYLGILLRSPRTVFSTKDAALLWGEEKESAISARLNKYVAAGKLVRVRRGLYAKDKKYDAFELATRIYTPSYVSFETVLARVGITFQYYDTIFVASYVSREIRVGDQKIAFIRMKDYVLSNTIGIDHAAGYAIAEKERAFLDRVYASKEYHFDHLDPLDWDRVFEILPIYNNKSMAKKVAEYFKHCKSAA from the coding sequence ATGGATAAAAAACCTAAAAAAGGGGAATACTTGGGGATTTTGTTAAGATCACCCAGGACCGTCTTTTCCACCAAAGATGCCGCTTTGTTGTGGGGCGAGGAAAAAGAGAGCGCCATCAGCGCGCGGTTGAATAAATACGTTGCGGCAGGAAAACTGGTTAGGGTGCGCCGCGGCTTGTATGCCAAAGATAAAAAGTATGACGCATTTGAACTGGCGACAAGGATCTACACGCCCTCGTATGTCAGCTTTGAGACTGTTTTGGCTCGCGTCGGCATTACGTTCCAGTATTACGATACTATTTTTGTCGCGTCATACGTTTCAAGAGAGATACGCGTGGGTGATCAAAAAATCGCATTCATACGGATGAAAGATTATGTGCTGTCCAATACCATCGGCATTGACCATGCCGCAGGCTACGCCATTGCCGAAAAAGAGAGGGCATTTTTAGACCGGGTGTATGCAAGCAAAGAGTACCACTTTGATCATTTGGATCCCTTGGACTGGGATAGGGTTTTTGAGATTTTGCCCATCTACAACAACAAGAGCATGGCAAAGAAGGTTGCCGAATATTTCAAACACTGCAAGAGCGCCGCATAA
- a CDS encoding ATP-binding protein: MPNETRVNLKHLLEDIRDAYASSLEEVIVTELIANALDSKASSIHFSVDADSKVLRCADDGQGMKRSVLREYHNIASTAKRRGAGIGFAGVGAKLSLLLAERVVTESKGGYGSRCATEWRLSNAYRAPWKFVSFSGAVSGPRGTSVSMHFSDSQSHLLKPDFVRRTVIRHFYPLLNQTMHAEFLRYFYKKPIYFFINGKKIELPESGQDALQHWFKVSVGKTRRPAGIGFLAKTDMQGNWLENFLGKKIIATSLPAGLYVSTFGKIIKGGWEWLGIIPSHADSLSGVVEIPGLSEILTTNKNDFLTDSGSLKKYYKFRKAVQEAVVLILERLGERAPSASASPEQLVRPLRRVISGALDGLLGDFPELEGLIGAGRAKTLGRKEKPQAASKKAVLGEEEQSGASEEKAGGRHGASGQDAGKSRPPFGVADAAKKREIRARTSGLAIELADMVDAPDMALGRIIDDVLTVNTLHPAWAKAKQRGMEEYHIVISVALVLSQFLEDRDGSQEFLNRFLAAWAHAEAGGSAKAGTLF; this comes from the coding sequence ATGCCCAACGAAACCCGCGTCAATCTAAAACACCTTCTGGAGGATATCCGGGACGCGTACGCTTCGTCCCTGGAAGAGGTTATTGTAACCGAGCTTATCGCAAACGCGCTGGACAGCAAGGCCAGCTCCATTCATTTTTCGGTTGACGCCGACAGCAAAGTTCTGCGGTGCGCGGACGACGGCCAAGGCATGAAGCGTTCTGTTCTGCGGGAGTACCACAATATCGCGTCCACGGCCAAGCGCCGGGGCGCGGGCATCGGATTCGCCGGCGTGGGAGCAAAGCTCTCCTTGCTTTTGGCCGAGCGGGTGGTTACCGAGAGCAAGGGCGGGTATGGTTCGCGGTGCGCAACCGAGTGGCGCCTGTCAAATGCGTACCGGGCGCCGTGGAAATTCGTGTCTTTTTCGGGCGCTGTTTCCGGACCCCGCGGCACTTCGGTCAGCATGCATTTCAGCGACAGCCAGTCGCATCTTCTCAAGCCGGATTTTGTGCGGCGCACCGTTATCAGGCATTTTTATCCTCTGCTGAACCAGACCATGCACGCCGAGTTCCTGCGTTATTTCTACAAAAAGCCTATTTATTTTTTTATCAACGGAAAAAAGATTGAACTGCCGGAGTCCGGGCAGGACGCGCTTCAGCACTGGTTCAAGGTGAGCGTTGGCAAAACCCGGCGTCCGGCCGGCATCGGGTTTCTGGCCAAAACCGACATGCAGGGAAATTGGCTGGAGAATTTTTTGGGCAAAAAAATCATTGCCACGTCCCTGCCGGCCGGGCTGTACGTTTCCACGTTCGGCAAAATCATCAAGGGCGGCTGGGAGTGGCTGGGGATCATTCCCAGCCACGCGGACAGCCTTTCCGGGGTCGTGGAGATTCCCGGGCTGTCGGAAATTCTTACCACCAACAAGAATGATTTTTTGACTGATTCCGGGTCCTTAAAAAAATACTACAAATTCCGCAAGGCCGTGCAAGAGGCAGTGGTGCTGATTCTGGAGCGCCTGGGGGAGCGCGCGCCGTCCGCATCCGCGTCTCCGGAACAGCTGGTCAGGCCGCTCCGGCGCGTCATCAGCGGCGCGCTAGATGGCTTGCTTGGCGATTTCCCGGAGTTGGAAGGCCTCATCGGCGCCGGGCGCGCAAAAACGCTTGGCAGAAAAGAGAAGCCCCAAGCCGCGTCCAAGAAAGCTGTGCTAGGAGAGGAAGAACAATCGGGCGCTTCAGAGGAAAAAGCAGGCGGCCGCCACGGCGCTTCCGGCCAGGATGCAGGGAAAAGCAGGCCGCCTTTTGGCGTTGCGGATGCAGCCAAAAAGCGCGAAATCCGCGCCAGGACCAGCGGACTTGCCATTGAGCTGGCGGACATGGTGGATGCTCCGGACATGGCGTTGGGCCGCATCATTGATGATGTGCTTACCGTCAACACCCTGCACCCGGCCTGGGCAAAAGCCAAACAGCGCGGCATGGAGGAGTACCACATCGTCATTTCCGTAGCCCTGGTGCTCTCGCAGTTTTTGGAAGACCGGGACGGGTCCCAGGAATTTTTGAACCGCTTCCTCGCGGCCTGGGCGCATGCCGAAGCAGGAGGGTCGGCCAAAGCCGGAACCTTGTTTTGA
- a CDS encoding nucleotidyl transferase AbiEii/AbiGii toxin family protein, whose protein sequence is MVARLSVEKANPDDLHLDALPRATGRAFLYLAELPLLKNTDWYLAGGTALALQVGHRKSVDLDFFIPYAEFNKALLERSLVATEQWKTTYQENGTLYGTLKGVKMSFIAYPFFRPSPRLVACGNVRMLVPEDIAVMKIIALSQRGRKRDFVDLYWYAKHREPLIGVLKRVPNQYPDQEHNVPHFIKSLAYFDDAENDPMPETYFDANWKTIKAFFKKEARRLDAQLLA, encoded by the coding sequence ATGGTCGCTCGTCTTTCGGTAGAAAAAGCCAATCCCGATGATTTGCATCTTGATGCGCTCCCCCGCGCAACCGGGCGGGCATTTTTGTACCTCGCCGAGTTGCCGCTGCTCAAAAACACAGACTGGTACCTCGCTGGCGGCACCGCGCTCGCGCTGCAGGTCGGGCACCGGAAATCCGTTGATCTTGATTTCTTCATCCCGTACGCCGAGTTCAATAAAGCCTTGCTGGAGCGGTCGCTTGTCGCAACTGAACAGTGGAAAACTACGTACCAGGAAAACGGAACGCTCTACGGAACGCTGAAAGGCGTGAAAATGAGTTTTATCGCCTATCCCTTTTTCCGCCCGTCGCCTCGGCTCGTCGCATGCGGCAACGTGCGCATGCTGGTTCCGGAAGACATTGCGGTCATGAAAATCATTGCCCTTTCCCAGCGCGGCCGCAAGCGGGATTTTGTTGATTTGTACTGGTACGCGAAGCATCGGGAGCCGCTCATTGGCGTTCTCAAGCGCGTCCCGAACCAGTATCCCGATCAGGAGCACAACGTTCCGCACTTCATCAAGAGCCTTGCGTACTTTGATGATGCGGAGAATGACCCCATGCCAGAGACCTACTTTGATGCAAACTGGAAAACCATCAAGGCATTTTTCAAGAAGGAAGCCAGGCGCCTTGACGCGCAATTGCTCGCTTGA